The Arachis hypogaea cultivar Tifrunner chromosome 19, arahy.Tifrunner.gnm2.J5K5, whole genome shotgun sequence genome has a window encoding:
- the LOC112776045 gene encoding uncharacterized protein, producing MIFCLGLLHDVGHGPFSHMFEGKFLSRVFNGDKWSYKKMSVKMIDYMVDEHNIDIDPELLKKVKGLCISLKVKYALLFLFTILFSSFSL from the exons ATGATATTTTGCCTAGGATTACTGCATGATGTTGGCCATGGTCCCTTCAGCCACATGTTTGAGGGCAAGTTCCTTTCCCGGGTCTTTAATGGTGACAAATG GTCCTATAAGAAAATGTCAGTGAAGATGATAGATTACATGGTTGATGAACATAATATTGATATTGATCCTGAACTCCTCAAGAAAGTGAAG GGTCTATGCATCAGTTTGAAAGTGAAGTATGCTCTCTTATTTCTATTTACTATTCTGTTTTCATCATTTAGCCTTTGA